One genomic region from Anguilla rostrata isolate EN2019 chromosome 2, ASM1855537v3, whole genome shotgun sequence encodes:
- the LOC135249396 gene encoding galectin-3-binding protein A-like isoform X2 — MWLRSLTPYLLAFSICLSARGHRPVQDERVRLVGGEHSAEGRVEVYHRGQWGTVCDDSWDEREARVVCRQLGFSGAQSAVPGGRYGQGSGPVWLDDLSCEGNESSLADCKFKGWGVTDCSHSEDAGVICERDRSLSNSQVYPLDHALKLSRYLGALFDSGLGCDFTVVVQSPGGEPGEDRVCTHRLVLSMHPKAPFLKAAQESQSYTMQVHRECRPYVTEFLRYLYTLQVDITVASAPCLHRLASGLGLEQLQEDSGRLFTWLLPQDPTFRGPVSLYSYAVESGDLALQETCLQYLAWNGRGLVESPAWGNLSQGVLAALLARSDLVVPDEGFVLRGLESWVRAQPDPPASEAVASLLGAIRFPMISAEQLYDLCSTSDLYASHRSLFKSGTLEAYQFNLLPLAKLREHMEKRREQHSPRIYTATPWSLSFNFSTSQRSYGGYNQYGRYDQYSSYFQTPVHNSALFQREMVSWTTSLCRTRQECLNRGQRGDFAPAAWLTANTGLSRYGGSIRYSNKIVLSCAGEYVFHVQDFKDNIAQIATNSSTSPGYPCNDNQFFYRFVVSPQYVF, encoded by the exons ggctggtggggggggagcattCGGCAGAGGGGCGAGTGGAGGTGTACCACAGGGGCCAGTGGGGGACGGTGTGCGATGACAGCTGGGACGAGAGGGAGGCGCGGGTGGTGTGCCGCCAGCTGGGGTTCTCCGGAGCACAGTCCGCTGTCCCGGGAGGGAGGTACGGACAAG GATCGGGCCCCGTTTGGCTGGATGATTTGTCGTGTGAGGGTAATGAGAGCTCCCTGGCGGACTGCAAGTTCAAAGGCTGGGGTGTGACGGACTGCAGCCACAGCGAGGATGCTGGAGTCATCTGTGAGAGAG ACAGGTCTTTGAGTAACTCTCAGGTGTACCCTCTGGACCACGCTTTGAAACTTTCGAGGTACCTGGGGGCGCTGTTTGACAGCGGCCTGGGCTGTGACTTCACCGTGGTGGTGCAGAGCCCGGGGGGCGAGCCCGGGGAGGACAGGGTCTGCACCCACAGGCTGGTCCTCTCCATGCACCCCAAAGCCCCCTTTCTGAAGGCCGCCCAGGAGTCCCAGAGCTACACCATGCAGGTGCACAGAGAGTGCCGACCGTACGTGACCGAGTTCCTCAG GTACCTGTACACGCTCCAGGTGGACATCACGGTGGCCTCGGCCCCCTGTCTCCACCGGCTGGCCTCCGGCCTGGGtctggagcagctgcaggaggattCCGGAAGGCTGTTCACCTGGCTGCTGCCCCAGGACCCCACGTTCCGGGGCCCGGTGTCCCTGTACAGTTACGCGGTGGAGAGCGGGGACCTGGCCCTGCAGGAGACCTGCCTGCAGTACCTGGCCTGGAACGGCCGGGGCCTGGTGGAGTCGCCGGCCTGGGGCAACCTGAGCCAGGGCGTGCTGGCAGCCCTGCTGGCCCGCTCAGACCTCGTCGTCCCGGACGAGGGCTTCGTCCTGCGGGGCCTGGAGAGCTGGGTCCGGGCCCAGCCGGATCCCCCAGCCTCGGAGGCCGTGGCCAGCCTGCTGGGGGCCATCCGATTCCCCATGATTTCTGCTGAGCAGCTGTACGACCTCTGctcgacctctgacctctacgCTAGCCACCGGAGCCTGTTCAAGAGCGGCACTCTGGAGGCCTACCAGTTCAACCTCCTGCCGTTGGCCAAACTCAGGGAGCAcatggagaagaggagggagcagCACTCTCCCCGAATTTACACCGCCACACCCTGGAGCCTGTCTTTCAACTTTTCAACCAGCCAGCGCAGCTATGGCGGGTACAACCAGTACGGCAGGTACGACCAGTACAGCAGCTACTTCCAGACCCCTGTGCACAACAGTGCGCTTTTCCAGAGAGAAATGGTCTCCTGGACCACAAGCCTCTGTCGGACCCGGCAGGAGTGTCTGAATAGGGGTCAGCGGGGCGACTTCGCTCCCGCTGCCTGGCTGACCGCCAACACAGGTCTCAGCCGTTACGGTGGCAGCATTCGCTATTCCAACAAGATCGTTCTGTCGTGTGCCGGCGAATACGTCTTCCACGTCCAGGACTTCAAAGATAACATCGCCCAGATTGCCACCAATAGCAGCACTAGTCCAGGCTACCCCTGCAATGACAATCAGTTCTTCTACCGGTTTGTGGTTTCACCCCAGTATGTATTTTAG